CGTTCACAGACATCCAAAAGGGCATATATCAATAACTGTTACTGGTCGATCCGAATAAAACAATGAGCAAACATCTTTGTTCTAcataaaatatgcatttttGGATAATACAGATATTAGTTATTAACCTTTTCAAAacggagaggccttagcccaccagtgggacTTTAAGGCTGATattgcacaaaaaaaaatgatttggcATAGAACTAAATATGGATTGCATACTGAAATTATACTTTGGCCCTTTTAGAACCAGGCCACAGAATTAGTTATGTAACCTATTTAAgtgtaaactttttttatggcCTGATTCTGTCAAATGAACACAAGAGATACTATTGTTATgataacaaataacatttaagttattgatgaattaattattcatgctgataagtttatttatacaatagatgtttatgttatgattctatctttataatttaaatagattcctatttatttataatttatttgagaaacagctataaaataaaaataaaaatacaatgaaacagattaaaaaaacatctttctTTGTGACTGTCAAAAAtggtttatttcaaaaaaaaaggagaaaaaataaattcaaaattaaatgtcatataCAAATAATGAAAGCAATGATTATCAAATCACCTTTGTAGAAAGAGACAAAAGAattgtttaaaagtaaattatcataaaattaattttcaatgatGTCTTAAATATTGAgattaactttattattgacaaatatGGATTATACCATACAAGCGATCGCCCGCGGTTTCTGTCGCGATTTTCAAAAAAGTCAAGTCAAGTTCATAGTTTTAACCATTGATGACAGACAGACACGGTTACcttcacattaataatattagtttagttcTTACCTATTTATTGAGTAACGAAAAATGCAATTAAACTTATTGCGGGAAGTCTAGTGTTTGACGCGTAATCGATATTCGTTAATTTAACGGATCGCAattttacatcaataaatagtttatgaGTTACGAGTAACTAACAGTTAAGGCGGGATGATTTTACGATATACGTTACagtttatatcttaaaaaactTAGGTATAGTCGTTTTTGATTTACGCCTCGACAACTTTACCatccgtaagcaaaacgaatagTTTCTCAAATCaataaaactcaataaaaaATAGGATTGACAATCTAATCATcaaatctaatcaaatcaaaatatactttattcaagtaggcttttacaagcacttttgaatcgtcattaaacaaactatttaaagtaaagctaccaccggttcggaatgtagattataccgagaagaaccggcaaggaactcggtacctagttactctttttcaacatataaaaatacagtcatgttagttaaatacaattatatatgtatgttatgtctcctgcctggaagtcaacaagcattaactccacgctttttaatcatcaatataatcttgtatcgaataatatgccttcttcaccaatgtattttttacaaatgacttgaatttatgaaacggctaagttaaaaatgtctgcggaattttattatagaagcggataccttgccccaagaatgatttattgactttgcggagtcggaaacttggcgttctaagcttatccttacatCATTGTAACAATTGACGACGCGAACCGGAAATTCGTAAAAACGAATAACGCCATTGTTTGAATTTTCTAGAACTTAAAGCCTCCAGCTCACAGTGATTCGTTTGTGAATAAGGCGCTCGAACTCTACTCGCATAAGTAGATATTTAAAACCAAACACATAAAGTGAAGCCGATATATGCTTTGTCTCTTTCACAcgtatctattaaaattactctaattaaaattatatgcacCCGTTTCATTGTAATATCTATTTCAACCGCAAGATGACAAAATCCAAATTAACATTTGACATCGTTACAATTCttacaaattaagtatttatatcacttcaattttacttccaaaataccCAATGACAAGTTGctataaaaagattattttcgaTTTTGACCAATGATATaacgtcaattcaaggtcataattgtatatgtgttTTAAATcctaatgttaaaatatattcaaaagtaatttaagcgatattaatttaaatcgtacAGAGTAGATTTTATATCTCAGAGTGAATAGTCGACCTTTATCTTGCGATAGTTCTATACAGCTCTTGAAATTGTTCTAGTACATTCCTAAGTGTATTGTGACTTACCACAGATAAGATAAACGATAGACTGTTgatatgcaaaatatatacaatgacagatttaaaaaaaaacctctcacaatacttttgaatattaaaaaaaccgatATAGTCCAGTGAGATCTTCACTAAATATTACGGGCTCAATTCCATcttaatttgtgtaaaatatCTTTCCACTAAACCGCAAACTAGCGTGGTTATTTAAGATCTATTCCTAGTCAAAACGAGATGAGATCTTAGCCCAACATTGgacatttaatgaattaaataatgttacttattaTTGTACAGACTAGCAAATATCGCATCAGACATAATCACGATCTAACATTGTGCGACAAAGATGGCTATAGACGCCGAAGCGTAGTACACGGGCATTGAAcccttgttaaaataaaaaatcttgcaCTCCAAGCGGTCAACACTAGGCACGGAATCGATACAATAAGGCAGCTACTAAGAATTTATCGACAAAAAAACGATAACTTTTTACTTAACTCCCTTAAGCCCAACCCGGGGCTTGAACCGATAACCTCAGCTTCATATAATAAGACCCCAATAATGTTCACAGCCCTGCCCAGCTGTAACGCTGTGTATGGAAACTTCGGTCGTCAAGGAAACGTAGCTAACGAGCTGCAGGCGTACGCCAATCTGCACCTGCGCAGGTCTTATGAATACCTGCTGTCTGCCGCGTATTACAACAACTACCAGACCAACAGGGATGGTTTCCACAAGCTCTTCAAGAAGCTCTCCGATGAAGCGTGGGCGAAGACAGTTGAGATTATCCAACATGTAACCAAAAGGGGTATGTTTACTATTTAGTCACTTTCCTCTGGTAACATATTCTATCACCTATTAGCAGTACTTggtatggttgtgttccggtttgaatggtgactgtgccagtgtaactacgggcacgagggacataacatcttagctcccaaggcggcgcattggtgatgtaatcaatggttaatatttctcatagcGCTAATATCTATCGGTGGGTGGTGGGGCTCCAATTGCCCGCCCGTAAGCACTTTTAGATTTTGAGAAATGATATAGAAACAATCCAAGgtcatcattttatatttgtttaaaatctttCCATTCTATTCGACTAaccatattgaattttatttttatagttttgataATTAGTCCATAATGATTGCCATAGAGTAGAACTAAACGAATGTTAAccatttaaagttaaaagtgtTTTATTGATCTTAACAGTTACCATTGAAACAGGCTTTGTATCACTGAAATAGTGGAAGGGGGTAATTACTGAGTATTTTAACCTGTTCTTGGAGAGATGGCATCTTTAATTTAAGTCTTTTAAATGAgtcttttaaatttcaaatgagTTTACTTggatataatgtattatatttcgttttggAAGAAAACTAATGCAAGAATCACAATTATCAACTGGACCATCCATTGAGATAtatgtactaaatatattatcatccCCAGGCGGTACCATGGACTTCCGTTCCCGCAGCTCTCTGGAGACAGAAGCCAGGGAGAGCACCCTGGAGCTGCAGGAATTGGAATCGCTCGCTCACGCTCTAGACACACAGAAGGAAATGGCTGAACGCGCATTCTTCATCCACCAGGAGGCCACCAGGAACAACCACAAGACCCACGATCCTGAGGTGAGTTAATCTTCAGATTCTTCTAGATTTCTGGTCACAgattatacttaattcaagAAGAATGTCGCACTTCAAAAAGCCTAAAACAAATGAGTCAACTTCATTGTCTTAGCGTCCATGAcatactagtgtgcgtgtaaaCAGTGTTCAACTGTtggtaactattttttttcaatacgtTCTCTGCTTTTACAGTCCATCTAGATATATATCccattccaatggaagtaggaaaaaagataaacaaaccttagatttacgtatttcatgtgaTTTTCTAATAACTCGGCAATATCGTGAACTACTAAGAGtttgtgattaatatatctttatttataatacaacactattacacttgaCCACTTATTTCcgctttaatttcacttccaaaattccgataacagtttcgtcgacgttcaaaacgacaATTTGTCACTTCACGTTCGCTTAACTGATCAGCGTAACATTTTGCATACGTAAGGGATACAGAAAAGAAAAGTTACTTTAAACATGATCCCCCCAACCAATACtttaaaaacgtttataaaacaatgtttttttggaCAATAAGATTTTGTTATATAAGAACTCTTGTATAGTTTCTGAAACGTTCAAGTATCTCAAACGTTAATTAGTTCCTATACTAGCAGTTCCGCGCGGTGAATGAACCAGTGGTTCGTAACGCAATGTAACATATAGTCAATACAAACCGGAGGAGAAAAGATAAACAATCCTTAGATTTACACATTCGACttgctatattatacactacaaaattaatatatattattaaatacttatattcacAAAAATTTTCTTTCCaaaaaattccgataacaacttcttaaacaaatcttaatttttcgcgaatccataatgtatatcatagattattcaagaattcaattctcgaccaatgatatcgcggcaattcaaggtcaaagttgtttatgttTTAACCTTTGGAAAACTCGCAATAAATGgagtctttattatttattgtaatagcgTTGGGGGGATTTACCTTGGACAAGATCCAAATGTCATTGTTGCAGCTGAAATTGCGATCTGTTCTGGTAGATCTAACCCTGTATCTTTCGTATTGGGAGGGGGGCAAGTGTGTGGTAGATAGGGTTCTTTAATGTACCCCAAACgtcatttatgttaaatttaaatgtgatcGGTTCAGTAATTGAGACGGCgttttacaaacaataatacttagtttaacatttttcatattaataaggTTAGTTTAtcgattaaaattcaatttaaaattaacacgtAGCACAGAAAAGTAAAAAGcgaccaaaaatattttatattcagtaaaaaaatacaatttcatgaAATAGTTTCCAAACAAATGatcttacatatattaataaaatttacatttataatatttaaaattaattacattcacaataatactaattacatcgaagattaattacatttacaataaaattaatatttgtattgagtaatttttaataattaaattagctaTTTGTTCATTAATAAGCATTTCGATAGCAATTTCTGATATGATCGATGTTTACTGTTACAAATAATCAACCTTACTAAACTATTATAGCTAGCGCAGGCTTGgttaacaaaaatgttaaatgtttcgagttaatatttatatattatttcgtttataaacAGATCGCACAGTATTTGGAAGAGGAATTCATCGAAGACCAGGCCAAGACCGTCAGGGACCTCGCTGGACACACGTCTGACCTCAAACAGTTCATCACAGCTAACGAAGGCAAGGACCTCTCCCTGGCCCTCTACCTCTTCGACGAGTACCTCCAGAAAGTCGTCTAAATTAATatctcaaattaattaaaatactatgtaatttaaattcgcCATATTAGTAAGTGTTACTGGCAACACTGCGTACAAAATATAGGCTGttagtttgtgatttattttttcattaaagtcactaaaatattattttaagttaaaaaaaaatgtatgctcattattgatttttcagttattttcaaataaaaatttaataaccaccgttatttgttttttatttaaacaaagacTTTTATTGCAACATACAAAAATGctagaaaacaaaagaaaagatgCGTTCACTTCCGTACTCGTTAAAAGTTTGACTTCGATagtttaattgataataatagtaCTTAATTGCATTCAAATAATTCAtgaccataaaatattttttcgtatcataatatatgtatactatttcttaatttttcgaCGCTACTGTAAGACTTACAACTTTAAACAGTCACTGTTTTAGACAGTCACAGATTTTGTAGCAAAATAaacattgactttttttttttaaataagatgagCTGTGAAGTTGTCCATTTCTAGTGACTTGTATATAATTGGCAgcttagcgagcaacttcatcgtgtagtttTCGTTAACGcgccaaaataaatataacttcaatAGGTTCAATAAAGAATTCTGACGATCTTAACGGTTAATctttttttcttacattatttaattataaaaaaggacCCAGGCACcgtggtattatttttatttgtacacaaGAGAGCGACCAAAAAATCATGCCAATTCTGACGAGCAAACATATtctattaagttattttaaatacatgaatTATCTACATGTACAgacctataattttttttatatagaattaaaagatttattagtttaaaatgattggaacatctgtttttttttttttttggaaaactATTTGGCCCTATAATGCCACAGAGCGTTCAGATCTCAGATTTAATTCacaagtatattataaacttgtataatttttttcatataaaaattgtttgtgcCAATTGTTCACGATGCGTCGTAGTTTCACCAACGTCATgattatattagaaaatgttcaaatcatagtaatatatttagaaatggaAGTACTCGTAGTTACACAACAACGATCCAGTAAGAGATATACGATTTATCTTTGTCGTGGCGAAATATATTAGTCCGGTGAAAATAGACAAAGAAATAATGGAACGCTGGCAATAATTTGACTAAagctactattttatttaagttttaagttccagtataatattacaaatgaaatatcaaaaataccTACCAATACTACGCCtgttaaaagaaatattcggattttgtaatttttctaatattattttttatcaataacagaTAATACTAAAATTGTAGATCATGCAATTATGtatctacaaataaaatgttcaaagaCTTATTTCTAAGAGCCACCGTGTATCATATAAAAACATCTacttaaattagtttttcaattttgctgtttattatttatttatttaactctttattgcacaccaaatatacataaacatacaaaatatattttctttaaaacaaaattggccaagcaaaaggcggtcttatggcttataagccatttcttccagacaacctttgggttagaaggataatgtgtatggaagacggcaatatggtggtgcagtaaaaacttacattatgaaataataacaaatacaactcaataaatatagcaaatacataaatacaaaaaatattatttactgtaaaagctcgaactaaggtaaatcttaagattttccagtaaaacctaagatttaccgacatgagttggtaaatgtaagtatttattataaaggacgactttttcggacttttaccattccaaccttttttttttgttttacgaggaggaaatgcatttacgcatgcccggtcgggggacaggaacgggtatgtgggactcaaccggggcctaatgccccgtgccagggcacgctaatgctctgtcctacccactaaaaccatcctcaggtttccaccacgctgccgagtggtgaggcaacgggatcgccaatgGCATGCAACCGcggccccaccagcggcagccgccgcaAGGCGGTTGAatacatggaaagcgcgcctagtgcgcgcattccccctcatcctccatgtCGGAATGTGACGAACTTCCCCGAGTCCGCCATTGCAGGCTGGGcatcaacgaagctgacgccctgcggcggataagatggttggctccgccgctgaccgccggtgtaaaacacctgggaggctcgagtagagAGCCCTCCCACTCACTCCTAGCCAACGAGCCCACTCAGATGGTCCGCTCTGCGCTACCAGAGACGTaccaacaaatatttaatagaaacagTCGCTTTGCTCTGACCGTAATAGCCCACTGATTGTTCCAGTCATGTTGGCTTGCAGTTCGCAACATCACATGCGTATCCTGTATTATTTCCTTCGCAATTGAATCTTCTTGCACTTGTCAGTACAGGTACGGTTTTTTTTTCTCCGAAATCTCGTTTTAGCCGGCTGTCaaggtatgggcatgttatgcggaagAATAATGACCTTCCTCACAGGAAGGTCTTGAGCGTGGAcgtggatatagaggaaggggatgTCCAAAGAAacaatggatggattgtgtgagacgatatggctggatagaatgttacttgtgagatgacgtcagacagagaagtatggaagaagaagacatactGCGCCGACCCCGGAATAACTTATTCATTATTACACTAATATTTCCGGGTATCACTAACATTAAcgaaatttctttttatttccatAACCTAAAACTTACTAACGAACTAAAATgacaactaattataaaatttaatacgatttttCAAGCGCATTCAAATAGtcttttaaatgtatcaaaaatacattttaaagtagaTAAGTCGGTACTTTAAGATATATAagaaactagctgtgcccgcgacttcgttcgcgtagttgtgggaaacactatcatgattatcgtttgattgctcacgttggtttttgttattataatcgtcaataagatttaataatatgttttacagtacttcagcgtagattatatttttagttttattttcttgtggtagaagaacatactgattttgcccgcaacccgatcttgacaacgcgacatatagttggccgtgtgaaaagcagtattgacgtaaatcgattcctacgtgtttaaatgtttggccctgtgatttattaatggttacggcaaaagataacttaatgggaaattgaattcttttaaaattaaaaggtaaatcatttggaatcattgggatgcgaggtataagcactgtttgaccaactgccggaccagtcaaaactgttgtaacgatcacgttattgcgaaggaattttacttgaaggcgggtcccgttacataaatttggtggtttaggatttctgagtaaaattatcgcagcacctatttttaacttcagggaatgtggtggaaggccgctcgggtttaaagaattgagaaactctagAATTCTGTGCGATCAAACGTTGAGAACGTTCAGTacttgattcccgttgtcgattcaccgaagttcggaaattttgtaaggctaacctctgtgaacgttcaacactcgattccctagcacgatgttgttcactgaccgttctttgattagccaacctctgcgtattgtcttcagctgtttcattgctacgcaaaagccgcagacgctttgcattagcagtctgccgagaaaggttcgttctttttctaggcatgTTTGAAACAGTTCGTAGTCAAGTGACTCGTAATGCTTCTTTCTCTTGTCTGGTTACGGGCGTGCCCGACACGTCCTTTTAAGAGCTCCCCCCtcccaaacaaatagataatatatattcactatcataaaaagtaattgttctttgtcatcagtgtaaatcttaaaggtcgccataaaatttaataattaccaatatctgtgtttttattgcttattgttatacggtcaattatgacaacccttttcttaaacataaaagaaatattgtacaatagtgtacgattgcgaatatttttttttgttaacaattcgatgcaggtgtatcgacatctggatgtaagacaaaagaaaaagtcaattgtaaataaataaatcacaaacaaatttcatactctgccaaaacaaacaaaacgttcaacaggaaatgtaatagtaaatctgaatgacttttctttgtcttggattaggagaaaagttcatgaattgtaatacctgacggtagacatgtttgcttaaacactcaattttgattccaattttctgtcattatataggaccactatgtacgtatagggtttaaaaaaacatcaagaagaagtgtatttatcgatagaccagatttacaaatttggagtatatcatatatttacaaacctaccttggctgacaccgcctccaaaaataacaataattttaactataatatattatcgtaataactttgctgacttttaaatagtctaaatatttttaatttcattttacatagtataaatctaaaaaatattgtgatcattgtttgttattcataggtttgtgttaagttagatttaaagtgggtaggtacatacttatctccttgcgtggaaacacagaacgtacctacatattggtaagtagaataagttacttgattattaagttgtagaataataagcaattattttttactttttagagcatattattttttttctcttttgaagtcggttttttttgtcaaaatttttgtttttaaaagattcggccgagtatcgctaacgtgctccttagaattgttccgttcccttccgtaccgttactttgtcatggatcctatgctcagaaccttaccaaactttcaccatagtacccttgaagtatcctttataataaaaaaagaatcattaaaactggttggcacaattttgagttattcacctatttatcgcgcacatacattatgcacatttaagacttatatcgttttcatagggataccatcatcgtaacaggataaaattaaaatggggccccacgggaagcactacctttcaaacaaaaaaaaattttcaaaatccagtgaaaagttatgaagtaacaaacatataaaaaaaaaataaagacgaattgataacctcctcctttttgaagtcggttgaaaacaaacaatattaacttaaacgtaataagataaacaaaccgaacaataagaagtttagattgtttctcctttggtgttatttcataaggtgattatagtacaaccgtgttgaatatgcttgaacgtaatagaaattacttgaaatattgaactactaatttatttgtgtagtcattttaaacgatattcacctatttgcttatttgcataatttattttctcagtgatgattaatctgcatcggtgaaagtatcgctcgccattttgaacttttttacgtgtgtaatgtaatttttataccttatttataccgtgaaacgtttgaattgtttacttgcaaagtacgaaggaatgttcattgaaattttatcttatatcgtaagttaaaactacagcagattatgatttaaatgtaatcgattttaaacgataaaaaataatgagcaaataagctgataacaaaacctaattttgataaataatttaactattaagaatgttaatttttttaagtcgttatgtgcaatgctacttcgcagaactacacccgcgggtgagagtggcgagcgcggcggcggggctgacccgcctccccctcagccgccgccgcgccccgcctgctagcacactcttaacaaatagacatatagtgtcacggactttttttttattattaaaagaggaatatatctttcatacacattttttgagtaacttaaaacgtttatgctgcgcacgcatcgaaagtccataaatgtgaataattttccccgtttttgcaacatttctcactgtcgctgcgctcctattggtcgcagcgtaatgttatatagcctaaagccttcctctataaatggactatttaacaaaaaaagaatttttcaaatcggaccagtagttcctgagattagcgcgtttaaacaaacaaacaaacaaacaaactcttccgctttatatattagtatagataagacattattgaattaaatactcAACTAAATGTGTACATCTCTCGGCATCTGTTTATCAGAtaaaatattgtccttaaaaattaaacaaaaaatacttttatctttGGTTCTAATCttagctatttttattataagcatgTCGAAAGTCTATTGAAATCATCATATTACGAAATTTCTTTGTCTAAGTATCTGTGGATTTCTGAAGAAGACAGATTGACATTACTATCAGTAAAGATATTATAATCGGatcgttttatttatcaatttatgtaCGTGACTGATAATCTGTTTGACCTACAACTATGAATGTGTTTCAACCTCCTTTGCCCTCGGATTAgactaaataaattgaaataaatacatttatttagaattacatGTCTCGCCTTAGCACAGATAAACaaatgacatttataatttttcgtcCAATCAAAATTTTAGAGTCAAAttagaataaactttatttatataactaacgatacttttataaatttatttaaaacgtcataacatggttaattttaatataaagctacATCGTTTCGTAATGTCGATCGATTCTACCAAGAAGTACCGATatgaaattcagtagttagttttcaaatttatattaaatagcaatGACTTATAAAACATATGTAAACTACTAGACGCGCTGTTCGGTACTCAGATTGGCCAGATTGCGCACACTATGTTACGGTCAATTGACCACAActcagttatttatttatattcttaataaattcgGACATTTTTTGTTTAGTCGGTATTGAAAAggcattattatttacatgcACACTTTGTTTACatgatttcataattatttgtgATCAGTGACTAATTGGATTCGCATTTTCTTGTAAACAAATTACTTCACGGAAATAACACGTACGACAGAAATCATGATATGTCATTTTGCTTATTCTTTACTAAATTTATGAAATGCCGTCATAGATTAACGAACATACTTAAAACAGACATGCTAATAACGgaaatggtaaaaaataaatttattttaataaatactattaaaaactactatttttacaaaattgccGATCTTCATTCtttgatacaaaatattctCTCAGAGATCATAATAAGTGGGCATAAATTTTCTCAAGTAAGTATTAAATTGATTTCCTATTTCTTCTAGGTTCTAACCTAAATCTATTATGTTCATtatatatgttgttataattattgtctaaTCTACTCAATAACATTACAATTGTGACCATTGTTGAACAAACAGAAAAAGATGAAAAATATTGTGCCGCGTCTGCGCGATAATTCCCCGCCCTGTTACTAACTTTcggtaatgaaaaataaattatgaaatttgataaaaattaaaatgtatgtagaaatatacttgaatattttgattttgggtcataaaagcgcattattaatttattatttttttgtttttatgtatatttataattaatattttattttatttgatggcaAGTATACGTGTTAattttgccgaaatatattttttgtgcctttttattaggaaaatcaaaattttgaaaatttgaagTACTCTTTCAATCATAGCAGTTAGTCTTAGTTGTCTAGCAGTgtaaatgacaattttaaatacattatatcatTCAGGTGTTAGAATCCGTATGTACTATATATGTACTTTTCTGTGCAAAATATCATGATAACAGTTTAAATAGTTAGGAGTAaacaaatatcaagaaaataaacgAAGTTTAACAATAtaacgtaaaatttaatttagataatcGACAAAATTCGACGTAAACAACACGTGCTTAGTCTGGCGTTCGTTCAAAGTG
Above is a genomic segment from Vanessa tameamea isolate UH-Manoa-2023 chromosome 29, ilVanTame1 primary haplotype, whole genome shotgun sequence containing:
- the LOC113395912 gene encoding ferritin light chain, which produces MKAVYAIACLLALSAVSADVCYNEVSMECGRATSSLALPSCNAVYGNFGRQGNVANELQAYANLHLRRSYEYLLSAAYYNNYQTNRDGFHKLFKKLSDEAWAKTVEIIQHVTKRGGTMDFRSRSSLETEARESTLELQELESLAHALDTQKEMAERAFFIHQEATRNNHKTHDPEIAQYLEEEFIEDQAKTVRDLAGHTSDLKQFITANEGKDLSLALYLFDEYLQKVV